TCATACATACTTAACGATGCAGATTTATGCAATTATAACTCAACATACAACTTAATAATAATTAATGGAACCAACCAAATTGGTATTATTGAAATAAAAATAGGAAGTCCAGATTATTCTTCTCCTCCATTTTCAAGCAATCCTTTTGATACAAACAATAGTAAAGCTGCTGATTCCAAATCTAACCAGTTTAGCATATTTACATTTATAATCATAGGAATAATAGCTATTTTTGCAACTATATTCCTTAGAGTTTTAAAACAGAATAAGTAAATACTTAAATATTATAGCTGTAACTGTAACACATGATCTCAAAAGAAGAATTAAGGAAAAACCTAGAATCTGGCCTTCCAATACTAATTTACGATTTTGACGGCAGAGAAGAAGAAATAGATATGATGTTCTATGCAGGAAAAATAGATTGGAAAAAAATATACACACTAAGAAAAGAAGCAGGAGGATTAATATGCTATGCCACAGGAAATGAAGAAGCTAAAAAACTAGGATTAACATTTCAAACTGAAATGCTATCCAATAGCCAATATAAGCAATTAGTAAAATTACCACAATATAAGGATGAGCCAGCATTCTCTTTATGGGTAAATCACGTTGATACAAGAACAGGAATTTCAGACGCAGATAGAGCATTAACAATAGAAAAATTACATGAAATAATTTCTATGATAAAAACAGATGAAAAAACAGCTAAAGACAAATTTTATCAAGAGTTTTATGCGCCTGGACACGTACCTATACTAATTGCTAGAGGAATAGGAAAAAGAAGAGGACACACAGAATTATCCACTACCATAGCATCATACGCAGGATTAGAAAAAAGCGTCGTAATTGCTGAAATGTTGGATGAAAAAAATAGCCTAAAAAAAGAAAAAGCATTACAGTATAGTAGAAATATGGGATTTTTATTTGTTGAAGGAAAAGAAATTCTAAAAGAGGTAATATTATGAGAAAATATGGAGTTGCAGACACTACTTTTTCGAGAGTAGATATGGGCTCCATAGCAATAAAAACAATAAACAAAGAAGATAGCGATGCAGAAATACTCAGATATACAGTACCTGGAATTAAAGATCTACCAGTTGCAGCTAAAAAACTAATAGAAGAAGGATGCAATGGAGTAATAACTTTAGGCTGGGTAGGAAAAACTATGCTTGACAAATACAGTTATCTGGCGGCAAGTATTGGATTAATAACAGTTCAAATATTAACGTCTACACATGTAATAGATGTAACAGTACATGAAGATGAAGCAGATAGTGAAGAAAAACTAAAACAAATTGCCATAGATAGAGCTTCTAAACATGCAAAAAATCTCGTTCTATTGGTAAAGGAAGGTAAAAACGCACTTACACCTTATGCAGGAAAAGGATTACGCCAGGGGTATAATAATGCAGGACCAATCGATTAGATTAGGAATAGTTGTGGCAGAGTTTAATTATGATATTACATATCTAATGTTACAAAGAGCTATATCTCATGCAGAATTTCTAGGGGCTACTGTAACAGTAATATTTAAAGTACCAGGTTCTTTTGAAATTCCATTAGCAATAAAGAAACTAATGAAAACTGATTCAGTAGACTGTATAGCAGCATTAGGCGCCATAATTAAAGGAGAAACCAAACACGATGAACTAATAGCTAATCAAATAGCTAGATTAATATCAGATTTAGAAATAGAATATGAAAAACCTATAGGATTAGGAATAATAGGACCAGGCGTAAGCCATGAGCAAGCAGTAGAAAGAATTGAAGAATATGCTACTAGAGCAGTAGAAGCTGCAGTAAAAATGGCAAAAAGATTAAGAAAACTACCAGAAAATATTAACGAAAAAGTGACTATAGAATGAAAATATTTCTTATTGAACAAGAGAACTATCGAGAATGGACAGAAAGTTTAGGCCATGATAGAGAATGGAAAATTCAAGAAATACAGCATCAAATATCTAACTTGCTAAATAGAATAACAGCAGAAAATAATGGATTTCTCCTACCACTAAGATACGATTTTCTTGCAATAATAGCCGATGGATTATCTAATCAATCTTTAATAGACATATATAATAAAGCAACAGAGATCTCTCCTACTAAAATAAAGGCATGTTTAGGATATGGAAAAACACCATTAGAAGCAGAGAGAAATGCGTTTAATTGCATTCATAAAAGCGATCATAATCTCTATCTGGACAAGTTAAATGACGAAATAGTAACTGTATGTCACTTTGATATAGATAATTTCACTAGTTTAACTTTAAATACATCAGCATATGATGCTATAATTCATTTTAATAACATCTACTACAAAATAAATGATAAGTTATATAGATTAGGAGGATTGACGCAATATTTAGGAGGAGATAATTTCATTTCATTTATTAATTATGAGAATATTAAAGATATAATAAGCATGGTAAATGAAATAGACAACATAAAGGTAGGTATTGGAATAGGAACAAATGCAAGAAACGCTATGGAAAACGCTACAAAAGCTCTAGACAATATTAGAAAAACAAGGGACAAAAAATGGGAGATATCACAATCAACGTTAGAATTGCGTTATTAGGCGAAGATCTTGAAATCAACAATGATGTACATATACAAATTGATGAAGACGGAATTATACAACATATTGGTAAAGGACATGTATCCAATTCAAAATCAATAAGTTTCAATAATGGAATTTTATTGCCTGTATTCTCAAATTCTCACGTACATACTGGAGATTTCTCATTCCCTGAAGTAGGAATACGAAATACTATAAAAGAATTAGTAGGAGATCCAGATAGTATAAAATACAAATTCTACTCAAAAATAGATAATTCTCAATTAAAGGATTATATCAAACAATTTATGAAATTAGAAGCTATATTTGGAATAAATAGTGTATTAGACTTCAGAGAGCAAGGATTAGAAGGAAGTATATTAGCGAATTCTGTTAAAGAAGAATATAAAGATAAAATAAACTATTTTATTTTAGGTAGATTAGAAAAAAATCAAATAACTAAAGAAAACCTAGATACATTTAGTAAAATAGCTGATGGATATGGAATATCAAGCATATCAAGCTATAATTTCGAAGAATTAAAAATGATAAGACAATACTTCAGAAATAAAATTATTGCAATTCATATTTCAGAAACATTAAAACAAAACTTACAAAATGATCTTGAATACGCATTAGAATATTTACAACCTAAAATGATAATACATGGAACTAACTTATCTACAGATCAAATTTCCGAAATAAAAGAAAAAGGTATATACTTAGTTGCTTGTCCAAGAAGTAATTTATGGTTTTCTACTGGAATTCCAAAAATATCTGAAATGGCAAAAGATAATAAAAAATTTTTATTAGGTACAGATAATGCGGCGTGGATAAACCCTAATATACTGGAAGAAGCTGAGTTTGCATTATTATTGTCAAGACTTCAAGAACCACAAAGTGATTATTCAAAAGAAGTTTTAAAAGCGATAACAATTAATGCAGAAGAATTTGGAATAAAACCTATAAAAGAAGGAGAAAAAGCCATATTCAATATTATAGAAGGAGAAAATTCAGGAATTTTACGAGCAGAAAATAAATATCCAGCAATAATAAAAAGAGGTAAAAAAATACTTTTTACATACGAGGAGCTATCCAAAAACTTAGACTAGCATCTTTATATAATGTAACTTCAGTCTTCATTGGCATATTATTTCCAAAACTTAGTTTTAGAGTATTTGCAAATCCTACAGCCGTAGATACTGTCTTTAATACTTCACCACTATATACTGCCTTTGCTGAGCTTTCTATAGTCAAATCGTTTAGTGGTTGTTGATTTTTTAAAATAGCCGTATAACTTTTACCAGATTCTTCACTGGTAACCATTAAAGAATCATTCTCAGCAGAAAATTCTATTTCTTCAGAAATCTTCAAAGAATCATCAACTATAGTTTTTAATATATCGCCTTCCAAAGAAGCAGAAACAGAAAGAGATACATTAGGTTCCTTAATTTCTTGAATATCACCTTTTTCTGCCTTTACATAAATATTACTCTTCGTTCCCGTTTTTTCATCTATTATAACTATTTTTAATCCGGATTCTGTCTCACTTAATTCTATACTAGAATTTTTAGATTTTGCTTTAGTCATTATCTTTTTAATATCATTAACACTAATTTTAATTGAAATGGGTTTTTCGATTTCATAATCATCTAACGAATCTTTAGTAAACTTAACTACTCCCATTAATACTTTATCATCTGTTAAATGCCTAATAATTATTCCATTTTCTGTGAAATTAAAAACAGGATTATCCGTAAGTTTAGATAAGGCAGTTAAAATATGATAGAAATCAGACGAACTTGAATAAACTGCCTTAAACATTATTCTTCCTCCTCATTTTCATCTTTGTCTTTCTTTTTCTTTGATTTGCTTTTTATAGGCTTTTTCTTTTTACTATTAGATTTTCTCTTTGTAGTAACTGAAAGCCTAGAATAATTTTCACTAAATAACTGCTTTGCTTCATCAACACTTATTTTACCAGAAATTAATTCATCCCATACTTCTGTGTTCTCCATTAATAATTCTATATCTTGCAGAGATAGAGGAGGAAGTTCCCCTTCTTCTTCCTCTTCTGTTTTATCTTCTTTTTCCTCTAACTTATTTTTCTCTTCAGTATCATTTGATTCGTAATCGTCTGGCATGGATTCCACCTAATTAGAACGAACCAAAATTATCTCATTCCGCAATATATCTCTTGTCATAATCAATCCACGATCTAATCTCTGTAAAGTATTATAGATAGCTTTATATATCTCAACATCTTGTCCACCTAATAATTTACTTAAATACTCAATTTCATTAGGATCTACCATGCTTAGTACTAACACATAAGAAGAATTAGGAATAAGCTTCTTAACATATTCAGCAGTCTGCGAAATTACCATAAATCCAAATCCAAACTTTCTACCTTCAGCAAATAATCTTTCAACTAATTGCTCTCCGCTCTCTTTTGAAAGAATAAAAGGAGCCTCATCAATTACTACAATCTTCCTTAAATCTGATTGCCCAGTTAAATACATATATGATTGGATTGAAGCTAGCAAAGTCTCAATGATAATATATTTTATTTCAGGAATAGTGACTTTTGAAAAATTTATTATGACATTTTTATTTAATATATCAAAAATATCTATAGAAGTATCCATAAACGTATTAGAAACTAAAAACGAAATATAAGGAGAAATAGACTCTAACCTATTTATTTCTTGAGTAGTATTAACTATCCTCTTCTTCTTTTCTACTAAAACCAATACATCTCTAAAATTAGGTGGTTTATTAATCCAGGTCTTTTCATCATCTTCATATATGCCTTTATCTTCATAAGTCTCCAAAATTAAATTATATAAATCAATAGTCTGCAAATTACCTAGATTAAATAAAGATCTTATCATATATGCGACTTCTAAAGCTCTCTGCCTAGGAGACTGACCAAACAATGAAAGCGGATTAATAGAAATCCTTGAAGCATCAATAACTTCCGCATCCCTTATATTATATTCACCATGAATATCAAAAATCAAAAATCCTAGTTTACTGTTAGAAATAATATTCTTAGCTAAATGAGACTTACCAGAACCACTAGTACCTAAAATTATCATATTAAAATTCTTATTATTATGCATATCAAGATAAAACTTAGACCTAGAAGAAACCCACTTATATACACTATTAGTAGTTATTCTTGACGAATTTATAATACTCCTCCTTAGTACACCAACAACATTTCCAATATATATTCCAGATCTGCTCCCACTTGCTCCAATT
This genomic window from Acidianus manzaensis contains:
- a CDS encoding 3,4-dihydroxy-2-butanone-4-phosphate synthase, coding for MISKEELRKNLESGLPILIYDFDGREEEIDMMFYAGKIDWKKIYTLRKEAGGLICYATGNEEAKKLGLTFQTEMLSNSQYKQLVKLPQYKDEPAFSLWVNHVDTRTGISDADRALTIEKLHEIISMIKTDEKTAKDKFYQEFYAPGHVPILIARGIGKRRGHTELSTTIASYAGLEKSVVIAEMLDEKNSLKKEKALQYSRNMGFLFVEGKEILKEVIL
- a CDS encoding GTP cyclohydrolase IIa, whose protein sequence is MKIFLIEQENYREWTESLGHDREWKIQEIQHQISNLLNRITAENNGFLLPLRYDFLAIIADGLSNQSLIDIYNKATEISPTKIKACLGYGKTPLEAERNAFNCIHKSDHNLYLDKLNDEIVTVCHFDIDNFTSLTLNTSAYDAIIHFNNIYYKINDKLYRLGGLTQYLGGDNFISFINYENIKDIISMVNEIDNIKVGIGIGTNARNAMENATKALDNIRKTRDKKWEISQSTLELRY
- a CDS encoding amidohydrolase family protein — encoded protein: MGDITINVRIALLGEDLEINNDVHIQIDEDGIIQHIGKGHVSNSKSISFNNGILLPVFSNSHVHTGDFSFPEVGIRNTIKELVGDPDSIKYKFYSKIDNSQLKDYIKQFMKLEAIFGINSVLDFREQGLEGSILANSVKEEYKDKINYFILGRLEKNQITKENLDTFSKIADGYGISSISSYNFEELKMIRQYFRNKIIAIHISETLKQNLQNDLEYALEYLQPKMIIHGTNLSTDQISEIKEKGIYLVACPRSNLWFSTGIPKISEMAKDNKKFLLGTDNAAWINPNILEEAEFALLLSRLQEPQSDYSKEVLKAITINAEEFGIKPIKEGEKAIFNIIEGENSGILRAENKYPAIIKRGKKILFTYEELSKNLD
- a CDS encoding ATP-binding protein, producing MQDIRHLAFSIVILLEGIVARFYFYHPSSLYYDVLDSLFLIFVVFADAIISYILFSSIVISLAYLLSIVVIFSIFNFNILSFTYVASYFAGDSISFFFISLIRRRVDESFVSQLSSIRLKINYINTIILAIIFVLSVFLDLLIIHNVFLAIGGIFSFLVLLFVSEVEYSPLLFLSWVSFPYLLSQIGASGSRSGIYIGNVVGVLRRSIINSSRITTNSVYKWVSSRSKFYLDMHNNKNFNMIILGTSGSGKSHLAKNIISNSKLGFLIFDIHGEYNIRDAEVIDASRISINPLSLFGQSPRQRALEVAYMIRSLFNLGNLQTIDLYNLILETYEDKGIYEDDEKTWINKPPNFRDVLVLVEKKKRIVNTTQEINRLESISPYISFLVSNTFMDTSIDIFDILNKNVIINFSKVTIPEIKYIIIETLLASIQSYMYLTGQSDLRKIVVIDEAPFILSKESGEQLVERLFAEGRKFGFGFMVISQTAEYVKKLIPNSSYVLVLSMVDPNEIEYLSKLLGGQDVEIYKAIYNTLQRLDRGLIMTRDILRNEIILVRSN
- a CDS encoding RNA polymerase subunit Rpo13, which gives rise to MPDDYESNDTEEKNKLEEKEDKTEEEEEGELPPLSLQDIELLMENTEVWDELISGKISVDEAKQLFSENYSRLSVTTKRKSNSKKKKPIKSKSKKKKDKDENEEEE
- the ribH gene encoding 6,7-dimethyl-8-ribityllumazine synthase yields the protein MQDQSIRLGIVVAEFNYDITYLMLQRAISHAEFLGATVTVIFKVPGSFEIPLAIKKLMKTDSVDCIAALGAIIKGETKHDELIANQIARLISDLEIEYEKPIGLGIIGPGVSHEQAVERIEEYATRAVEAAVKMAKRLRKLPENINEKVTIE
- the ribC gene encoding riboflavin synthase, translated to MMRKYGVADTTFSRVDMGSIAIKTINKEDSDAEILRYTVPGIKDLPVAAKKLIEEGCNGVITLGWVGKTMLDKYSYLAASIGLITVQILTSTHVIDVTVHEDEADSEEKLKQIAIDRASKHAKNLVLLVKEGKNALTPYAGKGLRQGYNNAGPID
- a CDS encoding DNA polymerase sliding clamp — translated: MFKAVYSSSSDFYHILTALSKLTDNPVFNFTENGIIIRHLTDDKVLMGVVKFTKDSLDDYEIEKPISIKISVNDIKKIMTKAKSKNSSIELSETESGLKIVIIDEKTGTKSNIYVKAEKGDIQEIKEPNVSLSVSASLEGDILKTIVDDSLKISEEIEFSAENDSLMVTSEESGKSYTAILKNQQPLNDLTIESSAKAVYSGEVLKTVSTAVGFANTLKLSFGNNMPMKTEVTLYKDASLSFWIAPRM